The following nucleotide sequence is from Triticum dicoccoides isolate Atlit2015 ecotype Zavitan chromosome 7B, WEW_v2.0, whole genome shotgun sequence.
cagcccggattcgctcgctgatgaccgacacgttcgttgttgggtcatgtatgcctgtccctgtaagttagcgccactttgggttcacgactagccatgtcagcccgggctccttgtcatatggatgctagcgacactatcatatacgtgtgccaaaaggcgtaaacggtcccgggcaaggtaaggcgacacccgtgggagtaccgagcgtgaggccgcaaagtgatatgaggcgttacatgctagatcggtgtggctttagtcggggtcctgacaagaactAAGAACTAGAACTAGAATCAAGCTAAAACTATCTTAGGCCAAAAAAAATTCAatctaagttcaaaaaaaatgagagaTTTGAAGCAAATAATGCATCGAATCAgaagcaagtttgcaaaaactaattggatggatcggaggagcttacgattctctcttcggggccatctcgatccgtCAAAATGGTGAAGAATAGGTGAAGATCCAAGAGGGGGAGTGAAGGAGATGAGAGAGGGAAAAAGGGGCGACTTGGGGGAGAAAATGAAGAACTGCCgacggggaggggggaggggtggggagatGGGCAAGGACGCGGGTTCCGGGCGAAATAACTGCCCGGAGCCTACCGCCAGGGCTTCTTGCGATAGGGTTATACAGCCTACCGCCAGgtgccctggcggtagggtgcgacggaggggggcggcgcccgttTCCGTCAGCTGACGTGGACAagtaccctaccgccaggggccctGACGGTAGGCTACATAACCCTACTGCCAGGGGCCTGGCGGTAGGGAGAAGGGTCAAATCACGAAATTTGTCTGGACTGAGGTCAGATCCTGAATTTGTATCTaataagggtcaaaacacgaaatttagccgcaAGCATCACCAGGCAATGAAAATGACTCTAAAAGCTGAGAAACAAAACGGTCGTGTCGAGAGGATGCCTCTACAGTGAACGTACACATCGTGCATCCTCGCAGCTTTTTGGGGACATCAAAGACTTGTCAAAGTTGATACGCAGCGGTGGTCATTTGCCATGGGATATGCAATGCAAAAAATCTTCCACGCCATCCACACGCGTACCATCTTGTTTCATGTGGATAATATGTTGTGAAAGGTCCTCTCAAGCATTTAGAGGTCCAACAATACGGAAAAAACTTGCCGCTTACATCGTTTGGCCGTCCAGCAGATGGAGCTGCATCACTATAAAATCTACTCCAATACCGCTCTCATACCAATATAATCATCGACCAGTGTCGATGCAATGGTCCTACTCCTGTGCATCGTGGTCCTTCCGGTCGTGCTCCTCCTCGTAATATCCTCCAGGCAGCACGGGAAATGCTACATCGGTGGCAGTCCGCTCCCTCCCGGGCCACCATGGCCACGGCTCCCACTTCTCGGGAACCTCCTGTACCGCTGCCCCACAACCGCCTCCCTCTTCGATGCGCTTCGGCGCCTCCACGCGGACTACGGCCCCGTCGTCACCCTCTGGGCGGGCAGCAAGCCGGCCATCTTCATCGCCGGCCGTGAAGCCGCGCACCGCACCCTTGCCCGCAATGGGGCCACCTTCGCGCACCGTCCGCCATCGTGGTCCTTCGGGCTTAACGGCCACGGCGTCAACAGCGCTCAGTACGGCGGCCGCTGGAGCCTCCTCCGGCGCAACCTCAGCTCGCACCTTGCAGGGGCGCCTCTCGCTGTCGCACTACAATCTTCCCTCAGCAGGCTTGTCTCGAGCCTCGAGCgtgcggccgcggcggcggagaaCCACGTCGTTGTGCCATCCGAAATACTCCGACACGCCGTGTTCTCCTTCTTCGCCTCGCTTTGCTTCGGCGAGGGGGCGGCGGAGGACGTGCTCAGGCAGCTACGGGGAGTCCACGCCGAGATCCTGTCCCTCGTCGTTGAGCTCGGCGCGTTCCACCTCATGCCCGCCCTGCTCGAGATCGCGTGCTACTTGCCTAGGTGCCGGAAGTTATCCAACGCCCAGAAGAGGCACCGTGCTACTGTCATGGCTCTCATCAGTGCTCGCCAACAGCGAAACAGAGATGGGGTCGGCCCAGGGCGGCGCCGGTGCTACGTCGACACGCTCATGGAGTTAAGGCTCCGAGACGAGGAGATGGTGGGCCTGTGCTGGGAGTTCATGAACGCTGCCGCCAAGACCACTTCCACGGCACTCGAGTGGATCATGGCGCGTCTTGTGCTCCACCAGGTATACGTAGGGATGAAAATGATTTATGGAAGGCTCTGTAGCAGCCCCGTAAAAGGCCGTACGTGTAGCTCTTTTTGGTATACGTAGCAATAACAAAAACGTCGTGTCAGCTCGTGAGCAGTACTACGGACTGGTACACACACCGCACACACAGGGAATTTCACTGTCATACTCATAAAGTTGATACGACATGCAACTTTTCCCAGGATGTACAACGAAAGTTACGGGAAGACATCGCTAGGAGAGGTGAAGGCGATGAAAACTGTACGACAAATGGCGAGCGACGGAGCCCGTTCCTGGAGGCCGTGGTGCTCGAAGCGCTGCGTCGCCACCCCCCGGCGCACTACCTGCTGGcgcacacgacgcacaaggacgtctaccTCGATGGCTACGTGCTACCCAAGGGCTCCGTCGTCAACTACGGCGTGGCTGATATCGGACGCGACGCGACGTCGTGGACGAACCCCGACGAGTTCTTGCCTGAACGGTTCATGGAGGGCGGAGAAGGATACGGCGTTTCTGTTACCGCCGGCAGCGGGAGCGGCGAGGGGTCGATGAAGATGATGCCTTTCGGCAGCGGGCGGAGGGCGTGCCCTGGCGCCGCTGTCGCTCTGACGGTGCTCAAATCCTTCGTCGAGAATCTGGTCACGAGGTTCGAGTGGACACCGGTTGGAGCAGTGGACATGGAAGAGAAACCCGGGCTTGTCACCGAGATGAGGACGCCGTTACGCACTTGTTTGGTCGTGAGACCGCATGTACAGCCGACTATGTAACTGATAGCGTAGTAGGGCGTCGATCAACAGCTTGCTAAATAATGCAAATctattttctacatgaaagttctcTGGCTTCTTCTGAACCCCTCTCTTCCGGTGAGGATCGCTGACAGGTGAAcatcccggcggcggcggcggcatcgcaCACCCCGGTCTTTCCGTGATCAACTGACTCATGTCGGCCCCATCTTCTTCCTCCATCCCCCCATGACCAGCCCCTtgatcctcctcgtcgtcgctatctgCAAGAACCCAAAATCGTCCTCCAAAACGATGATCCGATCTCCCGGCTTTGGGCGTATCCGTCAAGTCGATCAGATCCACAACCTCCTTCGGATCATCCTGCATATGACTATCGACACGCACGTCATAAAAATCGATGTGTAAACGAGATCCTACCGTAATCCGGACGTCGGCCGCCAGGTAATCGCCGGCAAGGACATCGTTGTCCAAATTGAGGATCCCCGTCCACCGAGAAGACGGATTGTGTTGAAGACGACCCTCGATCCAGCCACCAGATGAGCGCTCGTCGGAGAGGTGGATTCTCCAGCGCTCCGTCTGCGCCCTCTTCTGGATCgcgagatcagcgtccgccgggacTGCTTGAACCCCCGCTGGCCCCTGCGTCAACGGCGCCGGCGAGGGGAGGCGTGATGAGGAATCAGCATGGATCTCCGGCTGAGGATGTGGATGCGCGGGGATCCGACCCTCCGGCGGCCGGAGGCCGTCGCCGCAACGGACGCCCTCAGTCATGCGCGGACGCCCTCCTACAGCTAAACCGCGCACATGTTACACTTGTTACGaagaagaagaacggcaagaaggGCCAGCCGGCGAGGCGGCCGCCGTTTCAGCAGCCGCCGATGGCTAGGGCGGCCAACGAAATTCAAGCGGCCAGACGGGCGTGCTTGAATGTTCTGTTGGGCCAGGAACAGGTGTGTGCTAGTGCGTTGGTCGTGGGCTCTTTTTGCactgggtatgaggcccaggtAAACTCCCAAGCCACGAACGAGTTCACGTCTGAGCCCGAAGTCACGCTTGCGATCACGTCCGACCCAACGTCGTTGCATGGGGCTTCGGTTTTCGAGCCGCCGCTCGGTCGTTCTATGTTGCAAGGGCCGAATTTGGCTGGGCCAGAGACTGCTAGGTATGAGGCCCGGGATAGTCCGGTTTCCTCCAAGTTCGATCGCGCTGACGCAGGTAGATCAATCGATCTTTCGGCGGCTTCTTCGACCACGCAGAACGCTAGGGTTCTTCGTCGAGGGAAGCCGGGCTTCCGTTCCTGTGGTCTTGGCCGTGCNNNNNNNNNNNNNNNNNNNNNNNNNNNNNNNNNNNNNNNNNNNNNNNNNNNNNNNNNNNNNNNNNNNNNNNNNNNNNNNNNNNNNNNNNNNNNNNNNNNNNNNNNNNNNNNNNNNNNNNNNNNNNNNNNNNNNNNNNNNNNNNNNNNNNNNNNNNNNNNNNNNNNNNNNNNNNNNNNNNNNNNNNNNNNNNNNNNNNNNTGGCCGGCCGAGGGGTTGGagcgtgatacatctccgtcgtatctataatttttgattgttccatgccaatattctacaactttcatatacttttggtaactttttatattatttttggggactaacatattgatccagtgtccaATGTCAGTTCCTgtatgttgcatgttttatgttttgtataaacccaatatcaaatggagtccaaacgggataaaaatggacggagaattattttgaaatatttgggattttcctgaggaagaatcaacgcgaaacggtgcctgaGGAGacaacgagacaggggggcgccctcccccctgggcacgcctggcaccctcgtgggacacccgtaaggcggttgatactcttcttttgccgcaagaaagctaattttatgagaaaaatcttggcgaaagattcaccccaatcggagttacggatctccggatataaaagaaacggtgaaggggcagaatttcAGAAcgcagagacagagagatagatccaatctcggaggggctctcgcccctcccacgccatgggggccaaggaccagaggaagaAGGGGGACTctcccccccttgcttccggtggcgccggagcgctgccaggggccatcatcatcaccgcgatcttcaccaacaccttcgtcatcttcaccaacatctccatcaccttccaccatctatattcagcggtccactctcccgcaacccgttgtaccctttacttgaacatggtgctttatgcttcatattattatccaatgatgtgttgccatcctatgatgtctgagtagatttttgttgtcctatcgatgattgatgaattgctatgattggtttattttgcttgtggttatgttgttgtcctattgtgccctccgtgtcgcgcaagcgtgagggatttt
It contains:
- the LOC119340897 gene encoding cytochrome P450 89A2-like encodes the protein MVLLLCIVVLPVVLLLVISSRQHGKCYIGGSPLPPGPPWPRLPLLGNLLYRCPTTASLFDALRRLHADYGPVVTLWAGSKPAIFIAGREAAHRTLARNGATFAHRPPSWSFGLNGHGVNSAQYGGRWSLLRRNLSSHLAGAPLAVALQSSLSRLVSSLERAAAAAENHVVVPSEILRHAVFSFFASLCFGEGAAEDVLRQLRGVHAEILSLVVELGAFHLMPALLEIACYLPRCRKLSNAQKRHRATVMALISARQQRNRDGVGPGRRRCYVDTLMELRLRDEEMVGLCWEFMNAAAKTTSTALEWIMARLVLHQDVQRKLREDIARRGEGDENCTTNGERRSPFLEAVVLEALRRHPPAHYLLAHTTHKDVYLDGYVLPKGSVVNYGVADIGRDATSWTNPDEFLPERFMEGGEGYGVSVTAGSGSGEGSMKMMPFGSGRRACPGAAVALTVLKSFVENLVTRFEWTPVGAVDMEEKPGLVTEMRTPLRTCLVVRPHVQPTM